GGAAGTCTTCATTGGTAGAACATCAAGGATTTCTCCGTAATATTTGCGACTTTGAGGAACAACAAGCATGAGCTTAAAAACTCAAGTCATGCGGGGAGGAATCTACCTAGTACTACGTCAGGGGCTAGGAGTATTCATCAGTCTGGCAGGAGTGATGCTAGTTACCAAGGTCATCGGGCCGGAGAACTACGGGCTTTATGCTGCCGCTGTTAGTATATTTTTGTACCTTCAAATGCTTAGTCAGCTAGGCATTGAAGTTTATCTGGTGCGGCGGGAAGGGGAAGAAGAACTAGGAGTCTACCACCAAGCTTTCACCCTACTGTTATTTCAAGCGTTGGCAGGAATGCTTTTAGCTTTTTTGGCGCTTCCTTTAATCGAAAGCTGGGTAAAAATCCAAGGGTTTCGCCCGGTAGCGCAAGTCTTGTTTCTGGGACTTCCCGTCGTTCTCCTCAATCAAGTCCCGATGGCTCGGCTAGAGCGCAATCTAGATTACAAACGGGTCGCTTTAATTGAACTTCTCGGTCAGTTAGTTTACTACGTGATAGCCTTTCCGATGGCTTTTCGGGGATCCGGAGTTTGGGCGTTGGTGGCTGGATGGTGGCTACAGCAAGTTCAAACTCTAGCACTACTCTACTGGAGTGCAGGCTATCGTCCCCGCTTTGCTTGGAAGTTGGATTTAGTTAAGCAGATGTGGGGGTACAGCATGAGCTTCTCCGCATCAATTTGGGTGTGGCAACTGCGTACCCTAATCAACCCCTTGCTAGTAGGTAGGTTCGCCGGGGCGGAAGCGGTAGGATACGTGGCTTTAGCCATTCGCATTATCGAGATTCTTGGTTTTGTCAAAGCTGCAACCTGGCGAATTTCTATTGCTACCCTCTCCCGCTTGCAGGGGGACAAAGAACGCCTAGTAAAAGCTGTAACGGAAGGAATGGGTTTACAGATATTAGCAGTGGGCCCGCTGTTAGTCGGAGTTAGTTGGGTTGCTCCTTGGCTAATTCCGCTAGTATTTGGCGATCGCTGGATTCCTGTAGTGCAAGTTTATCCTTTTATCGCCTTGGGCTATCTGACCAACTCCCTGTTTAATATGCACTCCTCAGCACTCTACGTTCTGCGGCGAAACTGGGAAGTTACAGCCTTTCACATCGTACACATGGCTCTTTTTGCGGGAGCAGCATTTTTGCTTTTACCCCGCCTGGGATTAATCGGATACGGTTGGGCTGAGGTAGTAACTCTGGCGAGTTACGTTGTAATTCACTTCTACTTGGTGCGGGATATTGGCAACCCAGACTATCGACTGACTGGCTTATGGTGGAGTGCTTTTGCCGCTGCTCTGTTTGCTTATCAGTTAGGATGGTGGGCGGCGCTGGGATTAGTAGCAGTGGCTTTGTTGCCCAGTACCCACCAAAAGCTGAGAGATTACATGACAAGTATCAGGGGAGCAAAGTCTGAAGGCGCGTCTTCAAGTTAGCGCGATCGTACCTGCGGACTCTCAATGTTAAAAGTTATACCATTGGATTTTGGAATTGTCGTCGATAAAATCGTGAAATCCTTTACAGGCAAGGTTTTCCCAATCCAAAATCCAAAATGGTATTAGCGGCTGCTCAGAAAATTTAGATTGATTTTCCTTCCCTATGTCACCAGCTCAACCTGTAGGCCCTCTCCTAAACTTCATTGAAAAGAGATTCGCCATTCTTACCCTGGTAGTCTTCACAGGGGTCTTGAATTTTGCCAGCTATTACAATGTGTCTGAGGGCGTACCAGGATACGGCTTTTACGTCTCGTCCTCCTTTGACCGGATGGTGTCGCTGCTGCAATATGGGATTTATGCGACAACTTTATTCTTTATTATTGCCCGGTTTAAAAGTGTTGTTCGCCCTGCGCTGAGAGACCCATTCTTATTAGTTTTGATAGGGCTTATTGTCACCTCATTTTTCTGGTCTGATTTCCCAAGTATATCGAGGAAAGCTGGCGTATTTGCATTAATAACAACCTTATTTGGATTGTATCTGGCTTCCCGCTTTAGCTTAAAAGAGCAATTAAGGATAATCGCTTGGGCGTTGGGTATAGTTGTCGTATTTAGCTTATTGTATACGCTAGTTTTGCGAGGATCGGGAATAGAGAATGGGACTCATTCGGGAGCTTGGCGAGGACCTTTATTACACAAAAACCTCTTTGCTCGGCTGATGCTAGTATGTGCGTTTCCTCCATTACTGGCTGCTCTGGATCTTCGTAACAAGTACCGCTACCTTGCGTTTGGTGTTGCTGGTCTGGCAACTGCTCTAATTATACTTTCAACTTCAAAAACTGCCCTAGTTA
This DNA window, taken from Coleofasciculus sp. FACHB-1120, encodes the following:
- a CDS encoding oligosaccharide flippase family protein; this encodes MSLKTQVMRGGIYLVLRQGLGVFISLAGVMLVTKVIGPENYGLYAAAVSIFLYLQMLSQLGIEVYLVRREGEEELGVYHQAFTLLLFQALAGMLLAFLALPLIESWVKIQGFRPVAQVLFLGLPVVLLNQVPMARLERNLDYKRVALIELLGQLVYYVIAFPMAFRGSGVWALVAGWWLQQVQTLALLYWSAGYRPRFAWKLDLVKQMWGYSMSFSASIWVWQLRTLINPLLVGRFAGAEAVGYVALAIRIIEILGFVKAATWRISIATLSRLQGDKERLVKAVTEGMGLQILAVGPLLVGVSWVAPWLIPLVFGDRWIPVVQVYPFIALGYLTNSLFNMHSSALYVLRRNWEVTAFHIVHMALFAGAAFLLLPRLGLIGYGWAEVVTLASYVVIHFYLVRDIGNPDYRLTGLWWSAFAAALFAYQLGWWAALGLVAVALLPSTHQKLRDYMTSIRGAKSEGASSS